A section of the Festucalex cinctus isolate MCC-2025b chromosome 7, RoL_Fcin_1.0, whole genome shotgun sequence genome encodes:
- the cbx3b gene encoding chromobox protein homolog 3b has product MRKKQTAKQRKTDDSSDVQEFVVEKITRRRIFNGRVEYFLKWKGFTEADNTWEPEDNLDCPELIEEYLRNSHLHQNEEEEQEFVPKEEMMEETEISPPQIHNQPCGDDPDSPADLSAYPELECIIGSADRRGELMFLVKWKNSGDVALLPADEVSARCPQAVIDFYEQKLTWHCGEDEQ; this is encoded by the exons ATGAGAAAGAAGCAGACGGCCAAGCAGAGGAAGACGGACGATTCGTCTGACGTGCAGGAGTTTGTGGTTGAGAAGATAACTCGTCGTAGGATCTTCAATGGAAGAGTGGAGTACTTCCTAAAGTGGAAAGGCTTCACCGA AGCAGACAACACGTGGGAGCCCGAGGACAACCTTGACTGTCCTGAACTGATTGAGGAGTATCTGAGAAATAGCCACTTGCACCAGAATGAGGAAGAAGAGCAGGAGTTTGTTCCCAAGGAAGAAATGATGGAGGAGACAGAAATA TCCCCACCACAGATACACAATCAGCCCTGCGGTGATGATCCAGACTCGCCCGCAGACTTGAGCGCTTACCCCGAACTTGAATGCATCATCGGCTCCGCGGACAGACGGGGAGAGCTTATGTTTTTAGTCAAATG GAAGAACTCCGGCGACGTGGCCCTGCTGCCGGCCGACGAGGTGAGCGCCAGGTGCCCTCAGGCGGTCATCGACTTCTACGAGCAGAAGCTGACGTGGCACTGTGGAGAGGACGAGCAGTGA
- the snx10b gene encoding sorting nexin-10B: protein MQQVISVWVRDPRIQKNDFWHAYMDYEICLHTDSVFFTRKMSRVRRRFREFVWLRQRLQANSMLMARLPQLPRKNPFFSLNNAQQISERMAGLQRFLEQILQSPLLLSDSCLHLFLQSQLSVAKMEACAEGRTRYSVAEAVQCCGIRRFLSQESLHEKDSSMSGDSDSDSSECRDSECQFKEDLALKRTTSDHVGIEQVQSICSSSDSP, encoded by the exons ATGCAGCAGGTTATCAGCGTGTGGGTTCGAGACCCACGCATCCAAAAGAATGATTTTTGGCATGCCTACATGGACTATGAAATTTGCTTACAT ACAGACAGCGTGTTCTTCACCAGGAAGATGTCGCGAGTGCGAAGGAGGTTCCGCGAGTTTGTTTGGCTCCGACAACGGCTGCAAGCAAACTCCATGCTGAT GGCGCGACTGCCGCAGCTGCCCCGCAAGAACCCCTTCTTCAGCCTGAACAACGCGCAGCAGATCTCTGAGCGCATGGCGGGCCTCCAGAGGTTCTTGGAACA GATCCTCCAGAGTCCTCTGCTGCTGTCCGACAGCTGCCTGCACCTTTTCCTGCAGTCGCAGCTCAGCGTAGCCAAAATGGAGGCCTGCGCCGAAGGAAGGACTCGCTACTCGGTGGCCGAGGCGGTACAATGCTGCGGCATCAGGAGGTTTCTGTCCCAAGAGTCCTTGCATGAAAAGGACTCGAGCATGTCCGGGGACTCGGATTCTGACAG CTCCGAATGCAGAGATTCAGAGTGCCAATTTAAAGAAGATTTGGCGTTAAAGCGAACCACATCCGATCACGTGGGAATCGAGCAGGTGCAAAGCATCTGCTCTTCCTCAGATTCTCCATGA